In Streptomyces sp. NBC_00704, a genomic segment contains:
- a CDS encoding FKBP-type peptidyl-prolyl cis-trans isomerase, with amino-acid sequence MRRRSLILAAVPAGLVTLSACGDDKSDSSKASDKASPSASGPSAPPPPKIVDGPLPAITAGVKFGEKPTVAKGPGKPSDQLAVRTAIAGSGKTVAENDYIQADYLAQVWDTARVLTNTYDHKVPLLTQLAQGSTLEGWRYALTGKKVGSRVEFAVPPAWAFGKQGNPQLEVKGTDTLVFVFDIKDSFGAKSSAKGKDVPQDTAGVPKVGTNTDGKAPSIDVPKTKAPAKLVSEYVIEGDGPVVGAADTVLVQYKGVLWDTGKEFDSTYGRGALTSFSLQQVVKGWAQGLTGKKVGSRVLVVVPPSLGYGDKPPSGSGIEKDSTMVFSVDLLAKM; translated from the coding sequence GTGCGCCGACGCTCCCTCATCCTTGCCGCCGTTCCCGCGGGACTGGTCACGCTGTCCGCGTGCGGTGACGACAAGTCCGATTCGAGCAAGGCGAGCGACAAGGCGTCGCCCTCGGCCTCGGGGCCGTCGGCGCCGCCTCCGCCGAAGATCGTGGACGGTCCGCTGCCGGCGATCACGGCGGGGGTGAAGTTCGGTGAGAAGCCGACGGTGGCGAAGGGTCCGGGCAAGCCGTCGGATCAGCTGGCGGTCAGGACGGCGATCGCGGGCAGCGGGAAGACGGTCGCGGAGAACGACTACATCCAGGCCGACTATCTGGCGCAGGTGTGGGACACGGCGAGGGTCCTCACCAACACCTACGACCACAAGGTGCCGCTGCTGACGCAGCTCGCGCAGGGCAGCACCCTGGAGGGCTGGCGCTATGCGCTGACGGGGAAGAAGGTGGGCAGCCGGGTGGAGTTCGCGGTGCCGCCGGCCTGGGCGTTCGGCAAGCAGGGCAACCCGCAGCTGGAGGTGAAGGGCACGGACACGCTGGTGTTCGTGTTCGACATCAAGGACTCGTTCGGCGCGAAGAGTTCGGCCAAGGGCAAGGACGTGCCGCAGGACACGGCCGGTGTGCCGAAGGTGGGCACGAACACCGACGGCAAGGCGCCCTCGATCGACGTCCCGAAGACGAAGGCGCCGGCGAAGCTGGTGTCGGAGTACGTGATCGAGGGGGACGGGCCCGTGGTCGGGGCGGCCGACACGGTGCTGGTGCAGTACAAGGGCGTCCTGTGGGACACGGGCAAGGAGTTCGACTCGACGTACGGCCGTGGTGCGCTGACGTCGTTCTCGTTGCAGCAGGTGGTCAAGGGCTGGGCGCAGGGACTGACCGGCAAGAAGGTGGGCAGTCGGGTGCTCGTCGTGGTGCCGCCGTCGCTGGGTTACGGCGACAAGCCGCCGAGCGGCAGCGGTATCGAGAAGGACTCCACGATGGTGTTCTCGGTGGACCTCCTCGCGAAGATGTGA
- a CDS encoding sensor histidine kinase, translated as MLLLPAILMAAATGAAVALVATHARLAVGVCGAVATLLVIAVGAESVRRGRRLRELRAQTDQRIAHLERRVADHAQENRRLATEHVPSAVAWLRAGNSPREVMRDLSQSDPAFRALDDAQRAVVRTILDIVDHEESLRDSAQRSFVSIARRVQAIVHQQAAELREMEEDHGRNPEVFDDLLRIDHGTALIGRLADSIGVLGGGRPSRNWPQPVPLYSVLRGAMSRILEYRRIQLDSIAKVNIRGLSVEPLIHALAELLDNATRYSPPNSKVHVNAVEVQTGIAVEIEDAGVSLSEEARAKAERMLEQAMAGVDIQDVGGTPRLGLAVVGRLCTSFNLQVSLRTSAYGGVRAVLIVPSEMQTSDPAPGFAHGIGATAVPQIDLSQIGEGPKRPPKKRRPTNARIPAGVSLTDDEVPEVTEWTEQGLPQRRSKTTISIAQRYREAYAAQDAAREGKPDPFARPEPEPQPEEKRREPGLAFEAFWEGLVKAAPPGAHPTDFTRNPTAYLHLLEDKAETEADDEGDLT; from the coding sequence GTGCTGTTGCTGCCGGCGATACTGATGGCCGCGGCGACCGGAGCCGCCGTCGCCCTGGTGGCGACGCATGCCCGGCTCGCCGTCGGCGTCTGCGGAGCCGTCGCGACGCTCCTGGTGATCGCGGTGGGAGCCGAGTCGGTGCGCCGCGGCCGGCGCCTGAGGGAACTGCGCGCGCAGACCGACCAGCGCATCGCCCACCTGGAACGGCGCGTCGCCGACCACGCGCAGGAGAACCGCCGCCTCGCCACGGAGCACGTGCCGAGCGCCGTGGCCTGGCTGCGCGCCGGGAACTCGCCCCGGGAGGTGATGCGCGACCTCAGTCAGAGCGACCCGGCCTTCCGCGCACTCGACGACGCGCAGCGCGCCGTGGTCCGCACCATCCTCGACATCGTCGACCACGAGGAGTCCCTGCGCGACTCCGCCCAGCGCTCCTTCGTCAGCATCGCCCGCCGCGTCCAGGCCATCGTCCACCAGCAGGCGGCGGAACTGCGGGAGATGGAGGAGGACCACGGACGCAACCCCGAGGTCTTCGACGACCTGCTGCGCATCGACCACGGCACCGCGCTGATCGGCCGGCTCGCCGACTCCATCGGCGTCCTCGGCGGCGGCCGCCCCAGCCGCAACTGGCCGCAGCCCGTCCCGCTGTACAGCGTGCTGCGCGGCGCCATGTCCCGGATCCTGGAGTACCGGCGCATCCAGCTGGACTCCATCGCCAAGGTCAACATCCGCGGCCTGTCCGTCGAGCCGCTCATCCACGCGCTCGCCGAACTCCTCGACAACGCCACCCGCTACTCGCCGCCGAACAGCAAGGTGCACGTCAACGCCGTCGAGGTGCAGACCGGCATCGCCGTCGAGATCGAGGACGCCGGCGTCAGCCTCAGCGAGGAGGCCCGCGCCAAGGCCGAACGCATGCTGGAGCAGGCCATGGCGGGCGTCGACATCCAGGACGTCGGCGGCACCCCCCGCCTGGGCCTCGCGGTCGTCGGACGACTGTGCACGTCGTTCAACCTCCAGGTCTCCCTGCGCACCTCGGCCTACGGCGGCGTCCGTGCCGTCCTCATCGTGCCGAGCGAGATGCAGACCTCCGACCCCGCCCCCGGCTTCGCGCACGGCATCGGCGCCACCGCCGTCCCGCAGATCGACCTGAGCCAGATCGGCGAGGGCCCCAAGCGCCCGCCGAAGAAGCGCCGCCCCACCAACGCGCGCATCCCCGCCGGAGTGTCCCTGACCGACGACGAGGTGCCCGAGGTCACCGAGTGGACCGAGCAGGGCCTGCCGCAGCGCCGCAGCAAGACCACCATCTCCATCGCCCAGCGCTACCGGGAGGCGTACGCCGCCCAGGACGCCGCACGCGAGGGCAAGCCCGACCCGTTCGCGCGGCCCGAGCCGGAGCCGCAGCCCGAGGAGAAGCGGCGCGAGCCGGGGCTGGCCTTCGAGGCCTTCTGGGAGGGCCTGGTGAAGGCGGCCCCGCCCGGAGCGCACCCCACCGACTTCACCCGCAATCCCACCGCATACCTGCACCTGCTCGAAGACAAGGCCGAGACCGAGGCCGACGATGAAGGGGACCTCACGTGA
- a CDS encoding roadblock/LC7 domain-containing protein, producing the protein MIQQRQNFDWLLKELYDGVPGIEMIVVLSADGLRIARYAGDPDAADRVAAACAGLQSLAAAVGQEIHSSSGEMDMVVIDLSGGYFYMMSAGANAYLAVLADVRCEAGRMSGMMRDLVVRIGAHLTSPPRRNGQSV; encoded by the coding sequence GTGATCCAGCAGCGGCAAAACTTCGACTGGCTGCTCAAGGAGCTCTATGACGGGGTTCCCGGCATCGAGATGATCGTCGTGCTCTCGGCCGACGGACTGCGCATCGCCCGCTACGCGGGCGACCCCGACGCCGCCGACCGCGTCGCCGCCGCCTGCGCCGGCCTGCAGAGCCTGGCCGCCGCCGTGGGCCAGGAGATCCACTCCAGCAGCGGCGAGATGGACATGGTCGTCATCGACCTCAGCGGCGGCTACTTCTACATGATGTCGGCCGGCGCCAACGCCTACCTCGCCGTCCTCGCGGACGTGCGCTGCGAGGCCGGCCGGATGAGCGGCATGATGCGCGACCTCGTCGTCCGTATCGGCGCCCATCTGACCAGCCCGCCCCGCCGCAACGGGCAGAGCGTATGA
- the tatC gene encoding twin-arginine translocase subunit TatC encodes MLKSARKEEKDPEGRMPLADHLRELRNRLAKAMLAIMVGAIVGAMYYQDIINLLTDPIQQSVGCTKPFTELAKQSDGACGNITMSGLMGPFTLMIKVSLTAGVVGASPVWLYQLWAFVAPGLHRSEKKYAMAFVAAGFPLFMAGAWFSYHVLPTAADVLLDFTPDNAVNLLPLDDLLDLVTRMVIVFGLSFELPLLLVMLNLTGVIRGRRMLGWWRGMILGVTIFAAFATPTVDPVSMLSLAAPIVVLYFLAVGFSLMNDRRKSRREAMGPADDEASELDLTPEDIGAVETVAASRALPEQSSTDRVNGYDDVT; translated from the coding sequence TTGCTGAAGTCTGCCCGCAAAGAGGAGAAAGACCCGGAGGGGCGGATGCCCCTCGCGGATCACCTCCGTGAGCTTCGCAACCGGCTCGCGAAGGCGATGCTGGCGATCATGGTCGGCGCGATCGTCGGCGCGATGTACTACCAGGACATCATCAACCTGCTCACGGACCCGATCCAGCAGTCCGTGGGATGCACCAAGCCCTTCACCGAGCTCGCCAAGCAGAGCGACGGGGCCTGCGGCAACATCACCATGTCGGGCCTCATGGGCCCCTTCACGTTGATGATCAAGGTGTCCCTCACCGCCGGTGTGGTGGGCGCGAGCCCGGTCTGGCTGTACCAGCTGTGGGCGTTCGTCGCTCCGGGGCTGCACCGCAGCGAGAAGAAGTACGCCATGGCCTTCGTCGCGGCCGGCTTCCCGCTGTTCATGGCAGGCGCCTGGTTCTCCTACCACGTGCTGCCCACGGCCGCCGACGTGCTGCTGGACTTCACCCCCGACAACGCCGTCAACCTGCTGCCGCTCGACGATCTGCTCGACCTCGTGACCCGCATGGTGATCGTGTTCGGCCTCTCCTTCGAGCTGCCGTTGCTGCTGGTCATGCTCAACCTCACCGGAGTCATCCGCGGCCGTCGGATGCTCGGCTGGTGGCGCGGCATGATCCTCGGGGTCACGATCTTCGCGGCCTTCGCCACGCCCACCGTCGACCCCGTGTCGATGCTGTCGCTCGCGGCGCCGATCGTCGTGCTGTACTTCCTGGCGGTGGGTTTCTCCCTCATGAACGACAGGCGCAAGAGCCGGCGCGAGGCCATGGGACCCGCCGACGACGAGGCGTCCGAGCTGGACCTCACCCCCGAGGACATCGGCGCGGTCGAGACGGTGGCCGCCTCGCGGGCGCTGCCGGAGCAGTCGAGCACGGACCGGGTCAACGGTTATGACGACGTGACCTGA
- a CDS encoding helix-turn-helix transcriptional regulator, with product MAIAKAERLMNLALCLLGTRRPLSKRELRDSIEAYVETFRAGAGGTGSDDSFNRMFERDKDDLRELGLVIETVESLDGEIGYLARRDSNRLPPITLDAEEAAALGLAAKVWQQARLAGAASGALQKLRAAGLPEDVDPYEAHGALEPRIPVHEAAFEPLMLACRDRRPVVFDYRKATAARPEPRHVEPWALECWRGHWYLAGFDRDRGAERVFRLSRITGRVRSRGAAFTVPVPDVVTVRETVASWAGETADRSALIRLRTGSGYPLRAKATAVRELGDGWDELEIPYGHGLDAWLVEFGPDVVVLEPAELRADVVDRLRAVAKG from the coding sequence ATGGCCATTGCCAAGGCCGAGCGGCTGATGAACCTGGCGCTGTGTCTGCTCGGGACGCGCCGGCCGCTCAGCAAGCGTGAGCTGCGCGACTCCATCGAGGCGTACGTCGAGACGTTCCGCGCCGGCGCCGGGGGTACGGGCTCGGACGACTCCTTCAACCGGATGTTCGAGCGCGACAAGGACGATCTGCGCGAGCTGGGCCTGGTCATCGAGACCGTGGAGAGCCTGGACGGCGAGATCGGCTATCTCGCGCGCCGTGACAGCAACCGGCTGCCGCCCATCACCCTCGACGCCGAGGAGGCCGCGGCCCTCGGACTGGCGGCCAAGGTGTGGCAGCAGGCCCGGCTGGCGGGCGCGGCCAGCGGTGCGCTGCAGAAGCTGCGGGCGGCGGGGCTGCCCGAGGACGTGGACCCCTACGAGGCCCATGGCGCGCTGGAGCCGCGGATCCCCGTGCACGAGGCGGCCTTCGAGCCGTTGATGCTGGCCTGCCGGGACCGCCGGCCGGTGGTGTTCGACTACCGCAAGGCCACCGCCGCGCGCCCGGAGCCGCGCCATGTCGAGCCGTGGGCGCTGGAGTGCTGGCGCGGCCACTGGTATCTGGCCGGTTTCGACCGTGACCGGGGCGCCGAGCGGGTGTTCCGGCTGTCGCGGATCACCGGCCGGGTGCGCTCGCGGGGAGCCGCGTTCACCGTGCCGGTTCCCGACGTCGTCACCGTGCGGGAGACGGTCGCGAGCTGGGCGGGGGAGACCGCCGACCGCAGCGCGCTGATCCGGCTGCGGACGGGTTCCGGGTACCCCTTGCGGGCGAAGGCCACCGCGGTGCGGGAACTCGGGGACGGCTGGGACGAGTTGGAGATTCCGTACGGGCACGGCCTGGACGCCTGGCTGGTGGAGTTCGGGCCGGACGTGGTGGTTCTGGAGCCGGCCGAGCTGCGGGCGGACGTCGTGGACCGGCTGCGGGCCGTGGCGAAGGGCTGA
- a CDS encoding helix-turn-helix transcriptional regulator yields MAGKPVRPANAIDQTRRMLSLVTYLRERPGARIEDVARAFGITEDELVSDLDVLPMCGTSFRGGDLLDIDTDGERIWWHNPAALGADAAEPLRLAADEATALLVAARAVATLPGLREGDRQALLRATAKVEAAAGEAAGASARLSVTFESEGGVFADVDRAISERRRLWIRYYSPARDELSEREIDPIRLVSVGHTYVEAWCRRSEARRTFRLDRVAEIKILDEPSAPPEIEMRDLSEGLVQPAAEDPEVVVEVGPGGRWVAEYYPHDSADELPEGGLRIALRTPDPASLRRLALRLGRDGRIVSPPELADSARRAAREALTAYDGIEAGGARGEPVAVPGESRSEEREQGES; encoded by the coding sequence GTGGCAGGCAAACCGGTCAGGCCGGCGAACGCGATCGACCAGACCCGGCGGATGCTCTCCCTGGTGACGTATCTCAGGGAGCGGCCCGGCGCGCGCATCGAGGACGTGGCGCGCGCCTTCGGCATCACCGAGGACGAGCTGGTGTCCGACCTCGACGTGCTGCCCATGTGCGGGACGAGTTTCCGCGGCGGCGATCTCCTCGACATCGACACCGACGGCGAACGGATCTGGTGGCACAATCCGGCGGCGCTGGGCGCGGACGCCGCCGAGCCGCTGCGGCTGGCCGCCGACGAGGCGACGGCGCTGCTGGTGGCGGCCCGCGCCGTGGCCACGCTGCCGGGGCTGCGTGAGGGCGACCGTCAGGCGCTGCTGCGGGCCACGGCGAAGGTGGAGGCCGCGGCCGGCGAGGCGGCGGGGGCGAGTGCGCGGTTGTCGGTGACGTTCGAGTCGGAGGGCGGGGTCTTCGCGGACGTCGACCGGGCGATCTCCGAGCGGCGCAGGCTGTGGATCCGCTACTACTCGCCCGCCCGCGACGAGCTGAGCGAGCGCGAGATCGACCCGATCCGGCTGGTCAGCGTCGGGCACACCTATGTGGAGGCCTGGTGCCGCCGCTCGGAGGCGCGCCGTACGTTCCGGCTGGACCGGGTCGCCGAGATCAAGATCCTCGACGAGCCCTCGGCGCCGCCGGAGATCGAGATGCGGGACCTGTCGGAGGGGCTGGTGCAGCCGGCCGCGGAGGATCCCGAGGTCGTGGTCGAGGTGGGGCCGGGCGGCCGGTGGGTCGCCGAGTACTACCCGCACGACAGCGCCGATGAACTGCCCGAGGGCGGTCTGCGTATTGCCCTGCGTACGCCCGATCCGGCCTCGCTTCGACGGCTGGCCCTGCGGCTGGGCCGTGACGGCCGGATCGTGTCGCCGCCGGAGCTCGCGGACAGCGCCCGCCGGGCCGCCCGCGAGGCGCTGACGGCGTACGACGGGATCGAGGCGGGCGGCGCGCGGGGCGAGCCGGTCGCGGTGCCCGGCGAGAGCCGGTCCGAGGAACGGGAGCAGGGGGAGTCGTGA
- a CDS encoding DEAD/DEAH box helicase yields MIVLLSVRPGTLESTMTEDLSPAERYAAARKRAVEQATALASFREMYDFGLDPFQIEACQALEAGKGVLVAAPTGSGKTIVGEFAVHLALQQGKKCFYTTPIKALSNQKYSDLCRRYGSDKVGLLTGDNSVNSEAPVVVMTTEVLRNMLYAGSQTLLGLGHVVMDEVHYLSDRFRGAVWEEVIIHLPESVTLVSLSATVSNAEEFGDWLDTVRGDTEVIVSEHRPVPLFQHVLAGRRMYDLFEEGEGHRRAVNPDLTRLARMEASRPSYQDRRRGRSLREADRERERRQRSRVWTPGRPEVIERLDAEGLLPAITFIFSRAACEAAVQQCLYAGLRLNDEEARAEVRALVEERTAAIPREDLHVLGYYEWLEGLERGIAAHHAGMLPTFKEVVEELFVRGLVKAVFATETLALGINMPARSVVLEKLVKWNGEQHADITPGEYTQLTGRAGRRGIDVEGHAVVLWQRAMNPDHLAGLAGTRTYPLRSSFKPSYNMAVNLVQQFGRHRSRELLETSFAQFQADRSVVGISRQVQRNEEGLEGYKASMTCHLGDFEEYARLRRELKDRETELAKQGAAQRRAEAAVALEKLKPGDVIHVPTGKYAGLALVLDPGLPAGRANGHRGFDHHDGPRPLVLTAERQVKRLASIDFPVPVEALERMRIPKTFNARSPQSRRDLASALRTKAGHIPPERARKQRSQAADDREIARLRTEIRAHPCHGCSEREDHARWAERYHRLLRDTSQLERRIEGRTNTIARTFDRIVALLTELDYLRGNEVTEHGKRLARLYGELDLLASECLRAGVWEGLSPAELAACVSALVYEARMSDDAMAPKLPSGKAKAALGEMVRIWGRLDALEEDFRIRQTEGVGQREPDLGFAWSAYMWASGKGLDEVLREAEMPAGDFVRWCKQVIDVLGQIAAAAPAESTTVAKNARKAVDALLRGVVAYSSVG; encoded by the coding sequence ATGATCGTCCTGTTGTCAGTGCGGCCCGGTACGCTCGAAAGCACGATGACAGAGGATCTCTCACCGGCCGAGCGGTACGCGGCAGCACGTAAGCGCGCTGTCGAGCAGGCCACCGCACTCGCGTCCTTCCGCGAGATGTACGACTTCGGTCTCGACCCCTTCCAGATCGAGGCCTGCCAGGCGCTGGAGGCGGGCAAGGGCGTCCTGGTGGCCGCCCCCACCGGCTCGGGCAAGACGATCGTGGGCGAGTTCGCCGTCCATCTCGCCCTCCAGCAGGGCAAGAAGTGCTTCTACACGACGCCCATCAAGGCGCTGTCGAACCAGAAGTACTCCGATCTGTGCCGCCGCTACGGCAGCGACAAGGTGGGTCTGCTCACCGGCGACAACAGCGTCAACTCCGAGGCGCCGGTGGTCGTGATGACCACCGAGGTGCTGCGGAACATGCTGTACGCCGGTTCGCAGACGCTCCTCGGCCTCGGCCACGTGGTGATGGACGAGGTGCACTACCTCTCCGACCGCTTCCGCGGCGCCGTGTGGGAAGAGGTGATCATCCACCTGCCCGAGTCGGTCACCCTGGTGTCGCTGTCCGCGACCGTGTCCAACGCCGAGGAGTTCGGCGACTGGCTGGACACCGTGCGCGGCGACACCGAGGTGATCGTCTCCGAGCACCGGCCCGTGCCGCTGTTCCAGCACGTGCTCGCCGGGCGGCGGATGTACGACCTGTTCGAGGAGGGCGAGGGCCACCGCAGGGCCGTCAACCCCGACCTCACGCGCCTGGCCCGCATGGAGGCCTCCCGGCCCTCCTACCAGGACCGCAGGCGGGGGCGCAGTCTGCGCGAGGCCGACCGCGAGCGCGAACGCAGACAGCGTTCGCGCGTGTGGACGCCGGGGCGGCCCGAGGTCATCGAGCGGCTCGACGCCGAAGGGCTGCTGCCCGCCATCACGTTCATCTTCAGCCGCGCCGCCTGCGAGGCCGCCGTCCAGCAGTGCCTGTACGCCGGACTGCGGCTCAACGACGAGGAGGCGCGGGCCGAGGTCCGCGCGCTCGTCGAGGAGCGCACGGCGGCCATCCCCCGCGAGGACCTGCACGTCCTCGGCTACTACGAGTGGCTGGAGGGCCTGGAACGCGGCATCGCCGCCCACCACGCGGGCATGCTGCCGACGTTCAAGGAGGTCGTCGAGGAGCTGTTCGTGCGCGGGCTGGTCAAGGCCGTCTTCGCGACCGAGACGCTCGCCCTCGGCATCAACATGCCGGCCCGGTCGGTGGTGCTGGAGAAGCTCGTCAAGTGGAACGGCGAACAGCACGCCGACATCACCCCCGGCGAGTACACCCAGCTCACCGGGCGCGCGGGCCGGCGCGGCATCGACGTCGAGGGGCACGCCGTCGTGCTGTGGCAGCGCGCCATGAACCCCGACCACCTCGCCGGACTCGCGGGCACCCGCACGTACCCGCTGCGCTCCAGCTTCAAGCCGTCGTACAACATGGCGGTCAACCTCGTCCAGCAGTTCGGGCGGCACCGCTCGCGCGAGCTGCTGGAGACGTCGTTCGCCCAGTTCCAGGCCGACCGGTCGGTGGTCGGGATCTCGCGCCAGGTGCAGCGCAACGAGGAGGGCCTGGAGGGCTACAAGGCCTCCATGACCTGCCACCTCGGCGACTTCGAGGAGTACGCGCGGCTGCGCCGCGAACTGAAGGACCGCGAGACGGAACTGGCCAAGCAGGGGGCGGCCCAGCGGCGCGCGGAGGCCGCCGTGGCGCTGGAGAAGCTCAAGCCGGGCGACGTCATCCACGTGCCCACCGGCAAGTACGCGGGCCTGGCGCTGGTCCTCGACCCGGGCCTGCCCGCCGGACGGGCCAACGGGCACCGCGGCTTCGACCACCACGACGGGCCGCGTCCGCTGGTGCTGACCGCGGAACGGCAGGTCAAGCGGCTGGCGTCGATCGACTTCCCGGTGCCGGTCGAGGCGCTGGAGCGGATGCGGATCCCCAAGACGTTCAACGCCCGCTCGCCGCAGTCCCGCCGCGACCTCGCCTCGGCGCTGCGCACCAAGGCCGGGCACATCCCGCCGGAGCGGGCCCGCAAGCAGCGCTCCCAGGCCGCGGACGACCGGGAGATCGCCCGGCTGCGCACCGAGATCCGGGCGCATCCGTGCCACGGCTGCTCGGAGCGCGAGGACCACGCCCGCTGGGCCGAGCGCTATCACCGGCTGCTGCGCGACACCTCGCAGCTGGAGCGGCGCATCGAGGGGCGCACCAACACCATCGCCCGCACCTTCGACCGGATCGTGGCGCTGCTGACCGAGCTGGACTACCTGCGCGGCAACGAGGTCACCGAGCACGGCAAGCGGCTCGCCCGCCTCTACGGCGAACTCGACCTGCTCGCCAGCGAATGCCTGCGCGCGGGCGTCTGGGAGGGGCTCAGCCCGGCCGAACTCGCCGCCTGCGTCTCGGCGTTGGTGTACGAGGCCCGGATGAGCGACGACGCGATGGCGCCCAAGCTGCCCTCGGGCAAGGCGAAGGCCGCGCTCGGCGAGATGGTCCGGATCTGGGGCCGGCTGGACGCGCTGGAGGAGGACTTCCGCATCAGACAGACCGAGGGCGTCGGACAGCGCGAACCCGACCTGGGCTTCGCCTGGTCCGCGTACATGTGGGCCTCGGGCAAGGGACTGGACGAGGTGCTGCGCGAGGCGGAGATGCCGGCCGGCGACTTCGTGCGCTGGTGCAAGCAGGTCATCGACGTCCTCGGGCAGATCGCGGCGGCGGCCCCGGCCGAGAGCACCACGGTCGCGAAAAACGCGCGCAAGGCGGTCGACGCGCTGCTCCGAGGCGTCGTCGCCTACTCGTCGGTGGGCTGA
- a CDS encoding diacylglycerol kinase: MTCEITLFVNPAAGRGRGARAALPAASALRAAGYRVRTIVGQDAGDALARARAAVADGTGALIAVGGDGLAHLALQAVAGTDTPLGLVAVGTGNDFARALGLPVRDPAAAAHLIADALKASRIREVDLGRVGERWFGTVLASGFDSRVNDRGNRMRWPAGRARYDLAMLAELAAFRPFAYRITLDDGAVREVEATLVAVGNGPSYGGGMRICPGADLADGLFDVTVVGDCGRATLLRVFPQVYRGTHVDHPRVTVYRAARVEIAAEGVSGYADGERLAALPLTARCVPGAVRVVGP; the protein is encoded by the coding sequence GTGACCTGCGAGATCACCCTCTTCGTCAATCCCGCCGCGGGCCGCGGCCGGGGCGCCCGGGCGGCGCTGCCGGCCGCTTCCGCGTTGCGGGCGGCCGGCTACCGTGTGCGCACGATCGTCGGGCAGGACGCGGGGGACGCCCTGGCCCGGGCGCGCGCGGCCGTCGCGGACGGCACCGGGGCCCTGATCGCCGTCGGCGGGGACGGGCTGGCCCACCTCGCGCTCCAGGCCGTGGCCGGCACCGACACCCCCCTCGGGCTGGTCGCCGTCGGCACCGGCAACGACTTCGCCCGCGCCCTCGGCCTGCCCGTGCGCGACCCGGCGGCCGCCGCCCACCTGATCGCCGACGCCCTGAAGGCGTCCCGGATCCGCGAGGTCGACCTCGGCCGGGTGGGCGAGCGCTGGTTCGGCACCGTCCTCGCCTCCGGCTTCGACTCCCGCGTCAACGACCGCGGCAACCGCATGCGGTGGCCCGCCGGACGCGCCCGGTACGACCTCGCGATGCTCGCCGAGCTGGCCGCCTTCCGCCCGTTCGCGTACCGGATCACGCTCGACGACGGCGCGGTGCGGGAGGTCGAGGCGACCCTCGTCGCCGTGGGCAACGGCCCCTCCTACGGCGGCGGCATGCGGATCTGCCCCGGTGCCGACCTCGCCGACGGCCTGTTCGACGTCACCGTCGTCGGGGACTGCGGCCGGGCCACCCTGCTGCGGGTCTTCCCGCAGGTCTACCGGGGCACCCACGTCGACCACCCCCGGGTCACCGTGTACCGGGCCGCCCGGGTCGAGATCGCCGCCGAGGGCGTCTCCGGGTACGCGGACGGCGAGCGCCTGGCGGCCCTGCCGCTCACCGCGCGCTGCGTGCCCGGCGCGGTGCGCGTCGTCGGACCCTGA
- a CDS encoding FKBP-type peptidyl-prolyl cis-trans isomerase, whose product MSIDKPEIDFPGGEPPADLEIKDIWEGDGEVAQAGQNVTVHYVGVAFSTGEEFDASWNRGTPFRFPLGGGRVIKGWDQGVQGMKVGGRRQLTIPAHLAYGDQSPTPAIKPGETLIFVVDLLGV is encoded by the coding sequence GTGAGCATTGACAAGCCCGAGATCGACTTTCCCGGCGGCGAGCCCCCGGCGGACCTGGAGATCAAGGACATCTGGGAGGGCGACGGCGAGGTTGCGCAGGCCGGTCAGAACGTCACCGTCCACTACGTGGGTGTCGCGTTCAGCACCGGTGAGGAGTTCGACGCCAGCTGGAACCGTGGGACGCCGTTCCGCTTCCCGCTGGGCGGCGGCCGGGTCATCAAGGGCTGGGACCAGGGCGTGCAGGGCATGAAGGTCGGCGGGCGCCGCCAGCTGACCATCCCGGCCCACCTCGCCTACGGCGACCAGAGCCCGACGCCGGCGATCAAGCCCGGTGAGACGCTGATCTTCGTCGTGGACCTGCTCGGCGTCTGA
- the tatA gene encoding Sec-independent protein translocase subunit TatA: MFGRLGAPEIILILVVVILLFGAKKLPDMARSLGKSARILKSEAKAMKEDGGSTTTPAGPPHTDEQTPATRTIQAAPGDVTSSRPVTEPTDTTKR, encoded by the coding sequence ATGTTCGGAAGGCTCGGCGCCCCCGAGATCATTCTCATCCTCGTCGTCGTCATCCTGCTGTTCGGCGCGAAGAAGCTTCCCGACATGGCGCGCTCGCTGGGCAAGTCGGCTCGCATCCTCAAGAGCGAGGCGAAGGCGATGAAGGAGGACGGCGGCAGCACGACCACTCCCGCCGGCCCGCCTCACACCGACGAGCAGACCCCGGCGACACGCACCATCCAGGCCGCTCCCGGCGACGTGACCAGCTCCCGCCCGGTCACGGAGCCGACGGACACGACCAAGCGCTGA